Proteins found in one Quercus robur chromosome 2, dhQueRobu3.1, whole genome shotgun sequence genomic segment:
- the LOC126715481 gene encoding uncharacterized protein LOC126715481, producing the protein MGKRKRIPDHANTQPPSDTMPCSSGMELMSEETPLHAVDSSALNPLSSVLDLTDSSMKLLNAHPTAAHHQNLGRSIFLKRSRHHYSHQYSRRNSANHANPSTSRGKVASLRDERLSFKLATQCNSQIGHHSEFRENMFCRPERIRSGSMVMDAISSDVVKMECGTCQKQLRRKPYFLGSTLSSGELSVVAVLVCGHVYHAECLEQRTCLEDKRDPPCPMCLNLISNDDETRGQK; encoded by the exons atGGGCAAGAGGAAGCGAATCCCTGATCACGCCAATACTCAACCTCCTTCcg ATACCATGCCGTGCTCCTCAGGGATGGAACTAATGTCAGAAGAG ACACCTTTGCATGCAGTTGACTCTAGTGCACTAAACCCACTATCATCTGTTTTGGATCTAACGGATAGTTCTATGAAGCTACTGAATGCCCATCCTACTGCTGCACATCACCAGAATCTTGGCCGTTCAATATTTTTGAAACGTTCTCGTCACCACTACAGCCATCAGTACTCTCGGCGTAACTCAGCCAATCATGCCAATCCATCAACTTCTCGTGGCAAAGTTGCTTCTTTACGTGATGAGAGACTATCCTTCAAGTTGGCTACTCAATGCAACTCACAGATTGGACATCATTCAg AGTTCAGGGAAAATATGTTTTGCAGGCCAGAAAGAATTAGGTCCGGTTCCATGGTAATGGATGCAATATCATCAGATGTAGTGAAGATGGAGTGTGGGACATGCCAGAAGCAATTGAGACGGAAACCTTATTTTCTTGGGAGTACACTGTCTTCTGGTGAACTCTCTGTTGTGGCAGTTTTAGTGTGTGGTCATGTTTATCATGCAGAATGCTTGGAGCAAAGAACATGTCTTGAAGATAAACGTGACCCTCCCTGCCCTATGTGTCTGAACTTGATCTCCAACGATGATGAAACGAGAGGACAGAAGTAA
- the LOC126715480 gene encoding uncharacterized protein LOC126715480 isoform X1: MARGKLILICQSGGEFVTNEDGSMSYTGGEAHAVDINRETLFDDLKLKLAEMWNLEYKSLSIKYFLPGNKQTLITLSNDKDLKRMYDFHGSSVTADVFAMGRTGFDREALNNGNRACGIKLAETVTPIAACTTSAAACHAATATPVATYTTAVPSNANSSTSPEAITPLAAVPLPGGTPADSVRSVKATAKSPTGAIINSNLSSAYTATENLDAANSSPSGSVAVATDATAHDPTIIDMCSTPADTVKKRRRTASWKIGANGPAIVAVTDYVEEKRKITSRKKNIQNLSIAVVADDLKQQGDIVPCEDDSNSSLFLASSNDVPPDKLVESWKAGIVGVGQEFKGVKEFRDALQKYAIAHRFMYRLKKNDTNRASGICAAQGCSWRIHASWDSSSQSFRIKKMNKSHTCGGESWKSAHPSKNWLVSIIKEKLRDNPHHKPKEIANSILKDFGIELNYTQVWRGIEDAREQLLGSYKEAYNQLPELCEKMVEANAGSFVKLCTAEDKRFQRLFISFHASIYGFENGCRPLLFLDTTSLKSKYHEILLTATALDGDDGIFPVAFAIVDSENDDNWQWFLEQLRSAISTSRSITFVSDREKGLKKVVLAVFHDAGYGYSIYHLMENFKKNLKGPFHGDGRGSLPGTFVAAAQAVRLDGFRMCTEQIKRVSSKAYDWVMQIEPEYWTNAVFKGERYNHITVNVAELFTNWIDEVRELPIIQKIEVLRSKMMELLHTRQIEASRWSTKLTPSKEEKLHEKTPKANGLKVLISSDTLFEVHDDLINVVDIDKWECSCLGWKATGLPCHHAIAVFNSTGRNVYDYCSGYFTADSFRLTYSESINPVSAIPKPLSDGKTALDSPQVLPPCTSRPPSQHREPTSTKPEGESNKRPVSCTRCKELGHNKSTCKADL; the protein is encoded by the exons ATGGCAAGGGGAAAGCTTATATTAATTTGCCAATCTGGTGGTGAGTTTGTCACAAATGAGGATGGATCAATGTCATATACTGGAGGAGAAGCACACGCTGTAGATATCAATCGTGAAACCTTATTTGATGATCTGAAATTAAAATTAGCTGAAATGTGGAATTTGGAATATAAATCCCTATCCATCAAGTATTTTCTCCCTGGAAACAAGCAAACTCTAATCACTTTATCTAATGACAAAGACCTCAAAAGGATGTATGACTTTCATGGGAGTTCAGTAACTGCTGATGTTTTTGCCATGGGGAGAACAGGTTTTGATCGTGAAGCCTTGAACAATGGTAACAG AGCATGTGGGATAAAACTTGCTGAAACTGTAACCCCTATTGCTGCCTGTACTACCTCCGCAGCTGCATGTCATGCTGCTACTGCTACCCCTGTTGCAACATATACAACTGCAGTACCCAGTAATGCTAATTCCTCCACGAGTCCTGAAGCTATCACCCCACTTGCTGCAGTCCCTCTTCCTGGAGGAACACCTGCTGATTCTGTTAGATCTGTCAAAGCAACTGCCAAAAGTCCTACTGGAGCGATCATTAATTCAAACCTTTCTTCTGCCTATACTGCCACTGAGAATCTGGATGCTGCTAATTCTAGTCCTTCTGGTTCCGTTGCTGTTGCCACTGATGCAACTGCCCATGACCCAACCATAATTGACATGTGCTCTACACCTGCTGATACTGTTAAGAAACGCAGGCGAACTGCATCCTGGAAAATTGGTGCAAATGGTCCTGCCATTGTCGCTGTCACTGACTATGTtgaggaaaaaaggaaaattacctCTAGAAAAAAGAATATCCAAAATCTCAGCATTGCAGTAGTAGCTGATGATTTGAAGCAACAAGGAGATATAGTACCCTGTGAAGATGATTCCAACAGTTCACTTTTTCTTGCTAGTTCAAATGATGTTCCACCAGACAAACTAGTTGAATCTTGGAAAGCTGGTATTGTTGGTGTAGGTCAGGAGTTCAAAGGTGTGAAGGAATTTCGTGATGCACTGCAGAAATATGCTATTGCGCATCGTTTTATGTACAGGTTGAAGAAGAATGATACTAATCGTGCAAGTGGCATATGTGCAGCACAAGGCTGTTCTTGGAGGATTCATGCATCCTGGGACTCATCTTCACAATCATTCAGGATAAAAAAGATGAATAAATCACATACATGTGGAGGGGAGTCTTGGAAGTCAGCTCATCCATCAAAGAATTGGTTGGTGAGTATCATTAAGGAAAAATTACGAGATAACCCACATCACAAACCAAAGGAAATCGCTAACAGCATTCTTAAGGACTTTGGAATTGAGCTGAATTATACTCAAGTATGGCGCGGAATTGAGGATGCCAGGGAGCAACTTCTGGGTTCGTATAAAGAGGCATATAATCAGTTGCCTGAGCTTTGTGAGAAGATGGTGGAGGCAAATGCTGGTAGTTTTGTTAAGCTTTGCACTGCTGAAGATAAAAGATTTCAGCGTCTTTTTATATCATTTCATGCCTCAATATATGGTTTTGAGAATGGTTGTCGCCCCCTTCTTTTCCTTGACACTACATCTTTAAAATCAAAGTACCATGAGATTCTGTTGACAGCTACTGCATTGGATGGGGATGATGGTATTTTCCCTGTTGCATTTGCTATAGTAGATTCTGAAAATGATGATAATTGGCAGTGGTTTTTGGAGCAGTTGAGATCTGCAATATCAACTTCACGATCCATAACTTTTGTCTCTGACAGAGAGAAGGGTTTAAAGAAGGTAGTACTTGCAGTATTTCACGATGCTGGTTATGGTTACTCAATTTACCACCTTATGGAAAACTTCAAGAAAAACTTGAAAGGCCCATTTCATGGAGATGGAAGGGGTTCTTTGCCTGGCACTTTCGTTGCTGCTGCCCAAGCAGTCCGACTTGATGGTTTTAGAATGTGTACTGAGCAAATTAAACGGGTTTCTTCAAAAGCATATGATTGGGTCATGCAAATTGAGCCAGAATATTGGACGAATGCAGTATTTAAAGGTGAGCGCTATAATCATATTACAGTAAATGTTGCTGAGTTATTTACCAACTGGATAGATGAAGTGCGGGAGTTACCCATAATACAGAAGATAGAAGTGCTAAGGAGTAAGATGATGGAGTTGCTTCATACTCGTCAAATTGAAGCAAGTAGGTGGTCTACAAAACTTACTCCATCCAAGGAGgaaaaattacatgaaaaaaCTCCTAAAGCAAATGGCCTTAAAGTCTTAATCTCATCTGATACCCTATTTGAGGTTCACGATGATTTAATTAATGTTGTGGATATTGATAAATGGGAGTGTAGTTGTCTAGGATGGAAAGCAACTGGGCTACCTTGCCACCATGCTATTGCTGTCTTTAATTCTACAGGTAGGAATGTGTATGATTATTGTTCAGGGTACTTCACAGCTGATAGCTTCCGTCTAACTTATTCTGAATCCATAAACCCTGTATCTGCTATTCCCAAGCCTTTGAGTGATGGAAAAACTGCCTTAGATTCTCCGCAAGTACTTCCTCCTTGCACCTCCCGGCCGCCAAGCCAACATAGAGAGCCTACCAGTACCAAACCTGAGGGAGAGTCCAACAAAAGGCCAGTTTCTTGCACTAGATGCAAGGAACTGGGGCATAATAAATCTACATGCAAGGCAGACTTATAG
- the LOC126715480 gene encoding uncharacterized protein LOC126715480 isoform X2, which yields MVTVIPCRACGIKLAETVTPIAACTTSAAACHAATATPVATYTTAVPSNANSSTSPEAITPLAAVPLPGGTPADSVRSVKATAKSPTGAIINSNLSSAYTATENLDAANSSPSGSVAVATDATAHDPTIIDMCSTPADTVKKRRRTASWKIGANGPAIVAVTDYVEEKRKITSRKKNIQNLSIAVVADDLKQQGDIVPCEDDSNSSLFLASSNDVPPDKLVESWKAGIVGVGQEFKGVKEFRDALQKYAIAHRFMYRLKKNDTNRASGICAAQGCSWRIHASWDSSSQSFRIKKMNKSHTCGGESWKSAHPSKNWLVSIIKEKLRDNPHHKPKEIANSILKDFGIELNYTQVWRGIEDAREQLLGSYKEAYNQLPELCEKMVEANAGSFVKLCTAEDKRFQRLFISFHASIYGFENGCRPLLFLDTTSLKSKYHEILLTATALDGDDGIFPVAFAIVDSENDDNWQWFLEQLRSAISTSRSITFVSDREKGLKKVVLAVFHDAGYGYSIYHLMENFKKNLKGPFHGDGRGSLPGTFVAAAQAVRLDGFRMCTEQIKRVSSKAYDWVMQIEPEYWTNAVFKGERYNHITVNVAELFTNWIDEVRELPIIQKIEVLRSKMMELLHTRQIEASRWSTKLTPSKEEKLHEKTPKANGLKVLISSDTLFEVHDDLINVVDIDKWECSCLGWKATGLPCHHAIAVFNSTGRNVYDYCSGYFTADSFRLTYSESINPVSAIPKPLSDGKTALDSPQVLPPCTSRPPSQHREPTSTKPEGESNKRPVSCTRCKELGHNKSTCKADL from the exons ATGGTAACAG TCATCCCTTGCAGAGCATGTGGGATAAAACTTGCTGAAACTGTAACCCCTATTGCTGCCTGTACTACCTCCGCAGCTGCATGTCATGCTGCTACTGCTACCCCTGTTGCAACATATACAACTGCAGTACCCAGTAATGCTAATTCCTCCACGAGTCCTGAAGCTATCACCCCACTTGCTGCAGTCCCTCTTCCTGGAGGAACACCTGCTGATTCTGTTAGATCTGTCAAAGCAACTGCCAAAAGTCCTACTGGAGCGATCATTAATTCAAACCTTTCTTCTGCCTATACTGCCACTGAGAATCTGGATGCTGCTAATTCTAGTCCTTCTGGTTCCGTTGCTGTTGCCACTGATGCAACTGCCCATGACCCAACCATAATTGACATGTGCTCTACACCTGCTGATACTGTTAAGAAACGCAGGCGAACTGCATCCTGGAAAATTGGTGCAAATGGTCCTGCCATTGTCGCTGTCACTGACTATGTtgaggaaaaaaggaaaattacctCTAGAAAAAAGAATATCCAAAATCTCAGCATTGCAGTAGTAGCTGATGATTTGAAGCAACAAGGAGATATAGTACCCTGTGAAGATGATTCCAACAGTTCACTTTTTCTTGCTAGTTCAAATGATGTTCCACCAGACAAACTAGTTGAATCTTGGAAAGCTGGTATTGTTGGTGTAGGTCAGGAGTTCAAAGGTGTGAAGGAATTTCGTGATGCACTGCAGAAATATGCTATTGCGCATCGTTTTATGTACAGGTTGAAGAAGAATGATACTAATCGTGCAAGTGGCATATGTGCAGCACAAGGCTGTTCTTGGAGGATTCATGCATCCTGGGACTCATCTTCACAATCATTCAGGATAAAAAAGATGAATAAATCACATACATGTGGAGGGGAGTCTTGGAAGTCAGCTCATCCATCAAAGAATTGGTTGGTGAGTATCATTAAGGAAAAATTACGAGATAACCCACATCACAAACCAAAGGAAATCGCTAACAGCATTCTTAAGGACTTTGGAATTGAGCTGAATTATACTCAAGTATGGCGCGGAATTGAGGATGCCAGGGAGCAACTTCTGGGTTCGTATAAAGAGGCATATAATCAGTTGCCTGAGCTTTGTGAGAAGATGGTGGAGGCAAATGCTGGTAGTTTTGTTAAGCTTTGCACTGCTGAAGATAAAAGATTTCAGCGTCTTTTTATATCATTTCATGCCTCAATATATGGTTTTGAGAATGGTTGTCGCCCCCTTCTTTTCCTTGACACTACATCTTTAAAATCAAAGTACCATGAGATTCTGTTGACAGCTACTGCATTGGATGGGGATGATGGTATTTTCCCTGTTGCATTTGCTATAGTAGATTCTGAAAATGATGATAATTGGCAGTGGTTTTTGGAGCAGTTGAGATCTGCAATATCAACTTCACGATCCATAACTTTTGTCTCTGACAGAGAGAAGGGTTTAAAGAAGGTAGTACTTGCAGTATTTCACGATGCTGGTTATGGTTACTCAATTTACCACCTTATGGAAAACTTCAAGAAAAACTTGAAAGGCCCATTTCATGGAGATGGAAGGGGTTCTTTGCCTGGCACTTTCGTTGCTGCTGCCCAAGCAGTCCGACTTGATGGTTTTAGAATGTGTACTGAGCAAATTAAACGGGTTTCTTCAAAAGCATATGATTGGGTCATGCAAATTGAGCCAGAATATTGGACGAATGCAGTATTTAAAGGTGAGCGCTATAATCATATTACAGTAAATGTTGCTGAGTTATTTACCAACTGGATAGATGAAGTGCGGGAGTTACCCATAATACAGAAGATAGAAGTGCTAAGGAGTAAGATGATGGAGTTGCTTCATACTCGTCAAATTGAAGCAAGTAGGTGGTCTACAAAACTTACTCCATCCAAGGAGgaaaaattacatgaaaaaaCTCCTAAAGCAAATGGCCTTAAAGTCTTAATCTCATCTGATACCCTATTTGAGGTTCACGATGATTTAATTAATGTTGTGGATATTGATAAATGGGAGTGTAGTTGTCTAGGATGGAAAGCAACTGGGCTACCTTGCCACCATGCTATTGCTGTCTTTAATTCTACAGGTAGGAATGTGTATGATTATTGTTCAGGGTACTTCACAGCTGATAGCTTCCGTCTAACTTATTCTGAATCCATAAACCCTGTATCTGCTATTCCCAAGCCTTTGAGTGATGGAAAAACTGCCTTAGATTCTCCGCAAGTACTTCCTCCTTGCACCTCCCGGCCGCCAAGCCAACATAGAGAGCCTACCAGTACCAAACCTGAGGGAGAGTCCAACAAAAGGCCAGTTTCTTGCACTAGATGCAAGGAACTGGGGCATAATAAATCTACATGCAAGGCAGACTTATAG